Proteins found in one Silene latifolia isolate original U9 population unplaced genomic scaffold, ASM4854445v1 scaffold_20.1, whole genome shotgun sequence genomic segment:
- the LOC141638273 gene encoding uncharacterized protein LOC141638273 yields MFKLVKKLKSLKWPLKQLNKDNFDDIVNNTVRAKMNLEFLQIKLRDDPHNAILISQEVEAIAVLDFWRLHEAFLSFYTSLLGTYEKVIKVSNSVVKLGKVCSDEHKKLLMSPVADEEIKKDIVRLYNRKSVSPRFLMKVDLKKAYDSVSWEFLEEMLVSLEFPIQFTSLIMECVQTASYSLVLNGDIFGFFHGKKGLRQGDPLSPLLFTISMEYLSRVLGYVTENMGFRYHPLCGKVKLSHLMFADDLLLFNKGDVGSIMVLLRAFSTFSRASGLHMSPTKTNAYFNGVSVGVKEDILLTAEIQEGQLPFKYLGVPITAGRLTKSQGQILMEKITARITSFGSRHLSYSGGRAWTDYVPSGDISWGWKTVCRVRDKFSSCYNHGQWLLDPKGYTVKSGYELLRLKYQAIEWHRIVWNTWAMPKHKFFCWLLAREALQVKAKLFGLGIVPGEDCLLCGCAAEIHLHLF; encoded by the exons ATGTTCAAGCTGGTCAAGAAGCTGAAATCTTTAAAATGGCCTCTAAAACAGTTGAATAAAGATAATTTTGATGATATAGTCAACAATACTGTTAGGGCTAAGATGAACCTTGAGTTTCTTCAAATAAAACTCAGAGATGATCCTCACAATGCTATTTTAATTTCTCAAGAGGTGGAGGCAATAGCAGTGTTAGATTTCTGGAGACTGCAT GAAGCTTTCTTGAGTTTTTATACTTCTCTTTTGGGTACTTATGAGAAGGTTATTAAAGTCAGTAATAGTGTGGTCAAGCTGGGGAAGGTGTGCTCTGATGAACACAAAAAATTGCTTATGTCCCCTGTAGCTGATGAAGAGATCAAGAAG GACATTGTCAGATTATATAATAGGAAGTCTGTTTCTCCTAGATTCCTGATGAAAGTTGATTTAAAGAAAGCATATGATTCTGTCAGCTGGGAGTTTTTAGAAGAGATGTTGGTTTCCTTAGAGTTTCCTATACAGTTTACTTCCTTGATAATGGAGTGTGTTCAGACTGCAAGTTACTCCTTGGTTTTAAATGGAGATATTTTTGGTTTCTTTCATGGGAAGAAAGGGTTAAGACAAGGGGATCCTTTGTCTCCCCTTTTATTTACTATTTCTATGGAGTACTTGAGTAGAGTCTTGGGGTATGTTACTGAAAATATGGGATTCAGGTATCATCCTCTGTGTGGTAAAGTCAAGTTATCACActtaatgtttgcagatgaccttTTATTGTTCAATAAAGGTGATGTGGGTTCCATAATGGTGTTGCTTAGAGCTTTTTCTACCTTCTCCAGGGCCTCTGGGTTACATATGAGTCCCACTAAAACAAATGCTTATTTTAATGGGGTGTCTGTGGGGGTAAAGGAGGATATTCTGCTTACTGCTGAGATTCAGGAAGGGCAACTCCCATTTAAATATCTGGGAGTACCTATTACTGCTGGTAGATTAACAAAATCTCAAGGTCAAATTCTGATGGAAAAGATTACAGCAAGAATTACAAGTTTTGGGTCCAGACACTTATCTTACTCTGGAG GCAGGGCTTGGACTGATTATGTACCCAGTGGGGATATTAGCTGGGGTTGGAAAACAGTTTGTAGAGTTCGTGACAAATTCAGTTCATGCTATAATCATGGGCAGTGGTTGTTGGATCCTAAGGGATACACAGTGAAGAGTGGATATGAATTGCTGAGATTGAAGTATCAGGCAATTGAATGGCATAGAATTGTTTGGAACACCTGGGCAATGCCTAAGCACAAGTTCTTCTGCTGGTTATTGGCCAGGGAAGCATTGCAGGTTAAAGCTAAACTTTTTGGCTTGGGTATTGTTCCTGGTGAAGATTGCTTACTGTGTGGGTGTGCTGCAGAGATCCATCTGCATTTATTCTAG
- the LOC141638274 gene encoding uncharacterized protein LOC141638274 — MRNNLCANRCISTNTYYHKGGRVWVIWQPSMFTVQFLDYTAQFIHMEVKDLGTGSNFHCTMVFAFNDVCKRKALWLQLCAYNRDIKGPWVICGDFNTVLVPSERLGGNSTYEEMDDFQPCVAECGVTDCSAIGSLYTWSNKQDPSSRVFSRLDRVLVNDAWLRVNGTIYAHFYTEGVFDHTPYVVQEQSNGEKPRRCFKYYNMWSKAEDFMECVQQVWGTD, encoded by the coding sequence ATGAGAAATAATCTTTGTGCTAACCGGTGCATCTCTACTAATACTTATTATCACAAAGGGGGTCGTGTTTGGGTTATTTGGCAGCCTTCAATGTTTACTGTGCAATTCTTAGATTATACTGCTCAGTTTATTCATATGGAGGTCAAGGATTTAGGCACTGGGTCTAATTTTCACTGTACTATGGTGTTTGCTTTCAATGATGTGTGTAAAAGGAAGGCACTATGGCTACAGTTGTGTGCTTATAATAGAGATATAAAGGGGCCTTGGGTTATTTGTGGAGATTTCAACACTGTTTTGGTCCCTTCAGAGAGGTTAGGAGGTAATTCCACTTATGAGGAGATGGATGATTTCCAACCGTGTGTAGCTGAGTGTGGTGTCACTGATTGTTCTGCCATTGGGTCTTTGTATACTTGGTCAAATAAGCAAGATCCCTCCTCTAGAGTTTTTAGTAGACTGGATAGAGTCTTGGTGAATGATGCTTGGTTAAGGGTTAATGGTACTATTTATGCTCACTTTTATACTGAAGGAGTTTTTGATCATACTCCTTATGTGGTGCAAGAACAAAGTAACGGTGAGAAACCAAGGAGATGCTTCAAATATTATAACATGTGGAGTAAAGCAGAGGATTTTATGGAGTGTGTGCAGCAAGTATGGGGTACAGACTAG